The following are encoded together in the Coffea arabica cultivar ET-39 chromosome 1c, Coffea Arabica ET-39 HiFi, whole genome shotgun sequence genome:
- the LOC113717619 gene encoding uncharacterized protein isoform X1, giving the protein MANPPNVELEAAKFLHKLIQDSTDEPTKLATKLYVILQHMKSSGKENSMPYQVISRAMETVIKQNGLDIEALMSSRLPLAAGPQAGESGSSHVAGSSQRTGVIKDPKSSLTANEMSKTDSYSSGVSLVGPTAAGHDIYQGSANMMGGAGKVRGLTPGATASYQPVEAGMSVPMQFASSSFANQGFAAKMNKDGMEAFAAAPSMDLYAGKNIAGKIMEHEGTSLPIPNKLNQGAIPSNVPETSMIPSSALRDTGKSPVAQAPVSGLPFKEHHLKQLRAQCLVFLAFRNGLMPKKLHLEIALGNFFPKEEGARKEMIDHKGKELSVNEPTTGVLDNTRGALSTGPQAGGNFLKDADNNASMKEDKSGYHAMPSEHAEDSRQHSALRRRLEAEMPKQETSESQASSLRGIQSDSNSRSIPVSIHEDDSGNNHQQIVISHHAPLVTGTSKTMKHDVSFWNGNGCQMEASGLTHASQQQRKENFANQCQNAAESNGLGHRDTDSDLPSVPLREQWKPISGMDGQNNILMPVKDSDIVLRNVLPAQETDTEEEDAPANADRPPSPKYTTSEKWILDRQKRKLLNEKMWALKQQKTEQKKIAVCSAKLRASASFRQSSDLSFWESVSSSEDIFAKTKSVIELKKLQLLELQRRLRSDILNDFFKPIAPEMDRLKSIKKHRIGRRSKQLERYEQKMKEERQKRIRERQKEFFSEVEVHRERLEDVFKMKRERWKGFNKYVREFHKRKERIHREKIDRIQREKINLLKINDVEGYLRMVQDAKSDRVKQLLKETEKYLQKLGTKLQEAKSISRRFETDVDESRTATTVEKNEISVENEDETDQAKHYLESNEKYYMIAHSVKENVLEQPTILVGGKLREYQMNGLRWLVSLYNNQLNGILADEMGLGKTVQVISLMCYLMETKYDRGPFLVVVPSSVLPGWESEISFWAPGIHKIVYSGPPEERRRLFKEQIVHQKFNVLLTTYEYLMNKHDKPKLSKIQWRYIIIDEGHRIKNASCKLNADLKHYRSNHRLLLTGTPLQNNLEELWALLNFLLPNIFNSSEDFSQWFNKPFESNGDNSPDEALLSEEENLLIINRLHQVLRPFVLRRLKHKVENQLPEKIERLIRCEASAYQKLLMKRVEENLGAIGTSKARSVHNSVMELRNICNHPYLSQLHVEEVHDWIPKHYLPTIIRLCGKLEMLDRLLPKLKATDHRVLLFSTMTRLLDVMEDYLYWKQYKYLRLDGHTSGGDRGALIEQFNQPGSPFFIFLLSIRAGGVGVNLQAADTVIIFDTDWNPQVDLQAQARAHRIGQKRDVLVLRLETVQTVEEQVRASAEHKLGVANQSITAGFFDNNTSAEDRREYLESLLRECKKEEASPVLGDDALNDLIARSESEIDIFESVDKKRREEEMGAWRKLFIESGAEDRECLPPLPSRLLTDDDLKLFYEAMKISEAPPQVVASNSGMKRKSDYLGGLDTRQYGRGKRAREVRSYEEQWTEEEFEKMCQADSPGSPQVKEEIIEKKLSAVISDCVMLTGETQAQMPQQPLNPIVQPAAEPSKEVTPPSKRGRGRPRRTPTTTELLPSPGALLASSGVQPMNAMPKTENVSCSQVVSLSEGLQDLAPENSFTVTVQQIVVGSDPGVQSVSLPPVTPAVPPTTLPCPSTPVQGRGRGRKAQSAGEAPRRRGKRLNTVVVPSPTLTAISKPEFETLVEGASSSLRACNPDPASQPSNAVHNTEKRTLVSHVPLLSSSAMSKSDLGSQEVSVLNSTMPVSDAFPCSLVMAAPNSSSIPTDAFPSSLVTAGVTQQDPLARTALAVNPVPAPPFPSVISGSQSTALAHPAPARGRGRGCKAQSGAEAPRRRGKRQNLQTPVSFEVSIDQDPRSVEPPEKKSRVSVGRRPTTRNKQEHDGLKQANVSVPSQSITDSVIGKFDTRPENGAQKPTDITQLDASKNFVDSVGPLVDNKQDNGVLKPVNIVQTVASQGSAEPSSDEMNKDHENQTQDKTNSILSNASQNMKYLPMGQVCDGKPESEVRLINSGNSDASRVFTDPPTIKEGKDETESEGRRLKDIQLDLSTGFGDSSVASISQYKQGNTAEKEMNIILSDPCQSREDGTPAQASEAEDNRTDKSACDVEADASQFIADPSRGHRQESEAEGQANTGQMVASQSFLDPAGVQVNTSVQKNDAPIVDNVVELDSSQNIAYSPAVEVQDNQGTEAQKDIDIQLETAAILSGSVPIIESADDRCCCEHRKEVEDEMEEENRTDTSACDVESHASQFIADPSRGRGQEREAEGQTNTGQTDACQSVLDPAVVQVNASLQKNDSPIVDNVVESDSPRNIADPLDVEFQDNQGTEAQKDTDIQSDTTAILSGSVPIIESAGDRCRSERGKEVGYEMEEVESSFLDLHPTISASVTPVSGLLHRSVDQAKTEEQVAKDSFPDPGCVSAPPTKENAARDKNVALKKSDDFCAELETKKEEIEAGVNDFLALKPEVDAKILLQENSHSLVVVEPIVVASSSSVCNPENQSGEEHAKSKFLDDSVVSDPGLTENTIYSDKGADNPLLLMSSDSDPLTLNDQRCDGKTCATVPTFASMGSSGAVVMSENPSGKLSDGEVEQTSDLLEEGTTAPDSEILEDISEIHSKKTFPEENKKQDNLLSQDSVSVLFSAENVASVLDNAQNKSQDICQNVDGNDPESKGSGLDEVIVFKHEFTRAGEIKQKDSAFDGPQTSDLLNEAIAASDSGALTEISHCDKIATDQYEKQDTVPCQDSISVVSSIENVVSVVDQAPENSQDTCQKEDGNDLKRKATGLVEVSVLKNELTMTLETSSQTLRASEVAPVLDTTVKETRNQATEEDANGWGSKDSSVMESVVPKPEVSEVEACPGKADAEGLQSRGCFVESANAPVSMYGIANSQSLVQNTSPTRSSLEIEELVADLPNEECVKEADDQFQVGQVGTTITEAFVPAPDSGDFVSKSSSMIATELREDFEVKKSSITCDGTTEEKSDFQASEDYATEVLETKNMEVEPDASLVFETFKGIEERVVSNAEINVTSHSPNEGKSENLVDSKIIEEKPVKDIDREVTEFTVQTSNLKDDLPEMAEVVCDSRTDDSGKHESQDSILEKDSATTAVVSGAQTLEEMTSSTCLVLETNRLNGNNEQSENEADLQHFEEIIPINISKEVSVSSMKSVNLIDALPEMAVGEDDSKLADSEILAATDHILENVSVSTLEATRVQNLEETTPSTILVLETEGLVVQPPKNNCDEQSDKDIEMVDGSVPDLSASSIAAAECCEIDTKSATNLLENMVDSIQGAEEEASLPLEIASQDVTPAEVAEKSEIGSGRNFVAEAHGSENAEMDDTLVAAAEASEPKPYVDLGTTESKDASTNMENMAGCRHNIEEEAPQAPPSLEIASEDVTPAEALADKSEVGSGRDDDDEVKGSKRAELVKVVVTDAEASELQPCMDAGAPENKDGSANLLENRVNSRHRSEDEASSSLEIASQDATPAEFLAEKSEIGSGGDFVAGVQRSGRTQLDKTVVADAETSETQPHTYGEASESEDSSASLLDKIVDSRQSIGEEASLSSVMASQDVTPAEGFVENSENGCGRESVAAVQGTSSAELDKTVVAYTEASGPQPCTNQGASESKDGLQQLVEEYSDMASDM; this is encoded by the exons ATGGCGAATCCACCTAATGTGGAGCTGGAAGCGGCAAAATTCTTGCATAAACTTATTCAAGACTCTACAGATGAGCCAACAAAGCTGGCAACAAAGCTTTATGTG ATTTTGCAACACATGAAATCTAGTGGGAAGGAGAATTCAATGCCCTACCAAGTAATATCAAG GGCCATGGAGACTGTGATTAAGCAAAATGGCCTTGACATTGAAGCTTTAATGTCATCAAGGCTCCCTCTCGCTGCTGGACCACAAGCAGGAGAATCTGGATCATCCCATGTTGCAG GTTCTTCACAGAGGACGGGGGTTATAAAGGACCCCAAGTCAAGCTTGACTGCAAATGAGATGTCTAAAACTGATTCCTATAGCTCAGGCGTGTCGCTTGTTGGTCCAACTGCTGCTGGGCATGATATATATCAAGGATCAGCCAATATGATGG GTGGAGCTGGCAAGGTACGTGGACTGACACCTGGTGCTACTGCTTCATATCAGCCAGTAGAAGCAGGGATGTCAGTACCTATGCAGTTTGCAAGTTCTTCATTTGCTAATCAGGGTTTTGCTGCAAAGATGAATAAGGATGGAATGGAAGCTTTTGCAGCTGCACCATCAATGGATCTTTATGCAGGCAAGAACATTGCTGGAAAGATAATGGAACATGAAGGAACCAGTCTACCTATTCCTAATAAGTTAAATcag GGGGCAATTCCAAGTAACGTTCCAGAAACAAGTATGATACCAAGTTCAGCTTTAAGAGATACTGGAAAATCTCCTGTTGCTCAGGCTCCTGTTTCTGGCTTGCCTTTTAAGGAACATCATCTGAAACAGCTTAGAGCTCAATGCCTTGTGTTTTTAGCTTTCAG AAATGGTTTGATGCCGAAGAAACTTCATCTTGAAATTGCTCTTGGAAACTTCTTCCCTAAAGAAG AAGGAGCTCGCAAAGAAATGATTGATCATAAAGGGAAAGAGCTGTCTGTTAATGAACCGACAACTGgagtgcttgataacacaaggGGTGCACTTTCTACAGGGCCTCAAGCAGgaggaaattttttaaaagatgCCGATAATAATGCAAGCATGAAGGAAGATAAAAGTGGTTACCATGCCATGCCATCTGAACATGCTGAAGATAGCAGACAGCATTCAGCTTTAAGAAGGAGATTGGAGGCTGAAATGCCAAAGCAAGAAACATCAGAATCACAGGCATCTTCACTCAGAGGTATACAATCTGATTCTAATTCAAGGAGTATACCTGTTAGTATTCATGAGGATGATTCAGGGAACAATCATCAACAAATTGTAATTTCACACCATGCTCCCTTAGTCACTGGGACAAGTAAGACAATGAAGCATGATGTAAGTTTTTGGAATGGAAATGGATGCCAAATGGAGGCTTCAGGTCTGACACATGCATCACAACAACAAAGAAAAGAGAATTTTGCTAATCAATGTCAGAATGCCGCTGAAAGCAATGGTCTAGGACATCGAGATACCGATAGTGACTTGCCTAGTGTACCATTAAGGGAACAGTGGAAACCTATTTCAGGAATGGATGGCCAAAATAACATACTAATGCCGGTGAAGGATTCTGATATAGTACTAAGAAATGTTTTGCCAG CACAAGAAACTGATacagaagaggaagatgctccTGCAAATGCTGATAGGCCTCCATCTCCAAAGTATACAACATCAGAAAAATGGATATTGGATCGACAGAAAAGGAAACTTCTCAATGAGAAAATGTGGGCATTGAAACAGCAGAAAACAGAGCAGAAAAAGATTGCTGTTTGTTCTGCCAAGCTAAGG GCGTCAGCTTCTTTCCGTCAAAGTTCAGATTTGAGTTTCTGG GAAAGTGTGAGTTCATCTgaagatatttttgcaaaaacaAAAAGTGTGATTGAATTGAAGAAGCTTCAGTTATTGGAATTGCAACGTCGTCTTCGGAG TGACATTTTGAATGACTTTTTCAAACCAATAGCACCTGAAATGGACCGTCTCAAGTCGATCAAAAAACATAGAATTGGAAGGAGATCAAAACAACTTGAGAGGTATGAACAGAAAATGAAGGAAGAGCGACAAAAGAGAATTCGTGAGAGGCAGAAGGAATTCTTCAGCGAAGTAGAGGTTCATAG GGAAAGACTGGAAGATGTATTCAAAATGAAAAGAGAACGCTGGAAAGGTTTCAACAAGTATGTGAGGGAATTCCATAAGAGGAAGGAACGCATACATCGAGAGAAGATTGATAGGATCCAGCGTGAGAAGattaatttattaaaaatcaatGACGTTGAGGGGTATCTTCGGATGGTCCAG GATGCCAAATCAGATCGTGTAAAACAACTACTTAAAGAGACTGAAAAATATCTTCAAAAGCTTGGAACCAAACTGCAGGAAGCAAAGTCAATATCAAGAAGATTTGAGACCGATGTAGATGAGAGCAGAACAGCTACTACTGTGGAGAAAAATGAGATTTCAGTTGAGAATGAAGATGAAACAGACCAAGCAAAG CATTACTTGGAAAGCAATGAGAAATACTATATGATTGCTCACAG TGTAAAAGAGAATGTATTGGAGCAGCCTACCATTCTTGTGGGTGGGAAATTAAGAGA aTACCAAATGAATGGGCTTAGGTGGCTGGTTTCACTTTACAACAACCAATTGAATGGTATTCTTGCTGATGAAATGGGCCTTGGTAAAACTGTTCAG GTTATTTCTCTTATGTGTTACCTCATGGAGACTAAATATGATAGAGGACCCTTTTTAGTAGTTGTGCCTTCTTCTGTGCTACCTGGTTGGGAGTCAGAAATTAGCTTCTGGGCACCAGGCATCCACAAAATTGTGTATTCTGGACCACCAGAGGAGCGGCGTAGGCTATTTAA GGAACAAATTGTTCATCAGAAATTTAATGTTCTATTGACGACATATGAGTATTTGATGAACAAGCATGACAAGCCAAAACtgagcaaaatacaatggcgtTATATCATCATCGATGAAGGGCATCGTATAAAGAATGCTTCCTGCAAGTTGAATGCGGACTTGAAGCACTACAGAAGTAATCATAGATTGCTGTTGACTGGAACTCCGCTGCAG AACAATCTTGAGGAGCTATGGGCACTGCTCAACTTCTTGCTGCCAAATATTTTTAATTCTTCAGAGGACTTCTCCCAGTGGTTTAACAAACCTTTTGAGAGTAATGGCGACAATTCTCCTGATGAG GCTTTACTATCTGAGGAAGAGAATCTTTTGATCATAAATCGCCTTCATCAAGTTTTACGTCCATTTGTCCTTCGGCGATTGAAGCACAAG GTTGAAAATCAGTTGCCTGAGAAGATTGAGAGATTGATTAGGTGTGAAGCATCTGCCTATCAGAAACTTTTAATGAAGAGGGTAGAAGAGAATCTTGGTGCAATTGGAACATCAAAG GCCCGATCGGTGCATAACTCTGTGATGGAGCTCCGGAACATCTGCAATCACCCCTACCTTAGTCAACTTCATGTAGAAGAG GTTCATGACTGGATACCGAAGCATTATCTGCCAACCATTATAAGACTTTGTGGGAAGCTTGAGATGCTAGATCGCTTATTGCCCAAACTAAAGGCAACTGATCATCGG GTTCTTCTCTTCTCAACAATGACTAGGCTGCTTGATGTCATGGAGGACTATCTTTACTGGAAGCAATATAAGTATCTACGCTTAGACGGACACACATCTGGAGGGGATCGAGGAGCGCTGATTGAGCAGTTCAATCAACCTGGTTctccattttttatatttttacttAG TATTCGAGCTGGAGGTGTTGGGGTTAATCTCCAAGCTGCTGATACTGTGATAATTTTTGACACAGATTGGAATCCTCAG GTTGATCTGCAAGCACAGGCAAGAGCTCATAGGATTGGACAAAAGAGAGATGTTCTTGTTCTTCGACTTGAAACG GTTCAAACTGTAGAGGAACAAGTAAGAGCTTCAGCAGAACACAAACTAGGAGTTGCAAATCAGAGCATCACTGCCGGCTTTTTTGATAATAATACCAG TGCAGAAGATAGAAGAGAATACTTGGAGTCCCTTCTGCGGGagtgcaagaaggaagaagctTCACCTGTTTTGGGTGATGATGCTTTGAATGATCTTATAGCCCGCAG TGAATCAGAAATTGATATATTTGAATCGGTTGACAAAAAAAGGCGAGAAGAAGAGATG GGGGCGTGGAGGAAGCTGTTTATAGAGAGTGGGGCTGAAGATCGTGAGTGCTTACCTCCCTTGCCTTCTCGACTTCTCACTGATGACGACCTCAAATTATTCTATGAAGCAATGAAGATATCTGAAGCACCACCACAAGTGGTGGCTTCTAATAGTGGAATGAAAAGGAAGAGTGATTACCTTGGGGGCCTTGATACTCGCCAGTATGGAAGAGGAAAACGAGCGAGAGAG GTACGATCCTATGAAGAGCAATGGACTGAGGAAGAATTTGAAAAAATGTGCCAAGCTGATTCACCAGGATCCCCTCAAGTGAAGGAGGAGATCATAGAAAAGAAATTGTCAGCCGTTATTAGTGACTGTGTCATGTTGACTGGTGAAACACAGGCACAGATGCCACAGCAACCACTGAACCCTATTGTTCAGCCAGCGGCAGAACCAAGCAAAGAGGTAACTCCACCATCTAAACGCGGACGTGGTAGGCCAAGAAGAACACCAACTACTACGGAATTATTGCCCTCTCCAGGGGCTCTTCTAGCATCTTCTGGAGTACAACCAATGAATGCTATGCCCAAGACGGAAAATGTCTCCTGCTCTCAGGTGGTTTCTCTTTCTGAAGGTTTGCaagatttggctcctgagaacaGCTTCACTGTGACTGTCCAGCAAATTGTCGTGGGAAGTGATCCTGGAGTGCAGTCAGTTTCTCTACCTCCTGTTACTCCTGCAGTTCCGCCTACTACTCTTCCGTGCCCTTCCACACCTGTACAAGGAAGGGGCCGAGGTCGTAAGGCACAATCTGCTGGAGAAGCCCCAAGACGTAGAGGTAAGAGACTGAATACTGTAGTTGTTCCTTCTCCAACACTGACAGCAATAAGCAAGCCTGAGTTTGAGACCCTGGTAGAAGGAGCTTCAAGCTCTTTGAGAGCCTGTAATCCTGATCCTGCATCTCAACCTTCAAATGCGGTACACAATACTGAAAAACGGACTCTGGTTTCACATGTTCCTCTTCTGTCATCTTCTGCGATGAGCAAATCAGACTTGGGATCTCAAGAAGTGTCTGTTTTGAACTCAACAATGCCAGTTTCTGATGCTTTTCCCTGCTCTTTGGTTATGGCTGCTCCAAATTCCTCAAGTATACCTACTGATGCTTTTCCTAGTTCTTTGGTCACTGCTGGTGTTACTCAACAAGATCCCCTTGCAAGGACTGCTCTTGCTGTTAATCCAGTCCCAGCTCCTCCTTTTCCTTCTGTTATTTCTGGTTCACAGTCTACTGCCCTTGCCCATCCTGCACCAGCGCGAGGCAGAGGACGAGGCTGCAAGGCTCAAAGTGGAGCAGAGGCACCTAGACGCAGAGGAAAGAGACAGAATCTTCAAACACCTGTTTCTTTTGAAGTATCAATTGATCAGGATCCAAGATCAGTTGAACCTCCTGAAAAAAAATCCAGGGTGTCTGTTGGGAGGAGGCCCACCACGAGAAATAAGCAGGAGCATGATGGTTTGAAACAGGCAAATGTCTCGGTTCCTTCCCAAAGTATTACTGATTCTGTGATTGGAAAATTTGATACTAGGCCAGAAAATGGGGCTCAAAAACCAACGGACATTACCCAGTTAGATGCATCTAAAAACTTTGTGGATTCTGTTGGACCCCTTGTTGATAATAAGCAGGATAATGGAGTTTTGAAACCAGTTAATATTGTTCAAACAGTTGCATCTCAAGGCAGTGCAGAACCTTCTTCCGATGAAATGAATAAAGATCATGAGAATCAAACTCAAGATAAAACCAATTCTATACTGTCAAATGCATCTCAAAACATGAAGTATCTTCCTATGGGTCAAGTTTGTGATGGTAAACCAGAAAGTGAAGTGAGACTAATAAACAGCGGCAACTCTGATGCATCCAGGGTATTTACTGATCCTCCCACGAttaaagaaggtaaagatgagaCAGAAAGTGAAGGTAGGAGACTTAAAGATATCCAATTGGATTTATCTACTGGATTTGGGGATTCTTCAGTCGCAAGCATAAGCCAGTATAAACAGGGGAATACAGCTGAGAAAGAGATGAACATTATACTGTCTGATCCATGTCAGAGCAGAGAAGATGGTACCCCAGCCCAAGCTAGTGAGGCGGAGGATAACAGAACCGATAAATCAGCTTGTGATGTTGAGGCTGATGCATCTCAGTTCATTGCAGATCCTTCCAGGGGACACAGGCAGGAGAGTGAAGCCGAGGGGCAAGCAAATACCGGTCAAATGGTTGCATCTCAAAGTTTTTTAGATCCTGCTGGAGTACAAGTTAATACTAGTGTGCAAAAGAATGATGCTCCCATAGTGGATAATGTTGTGGAATTGGATTCATCTCAAAATATTGCATATTCCCCAGCTGTTGAGGTCCAGGATAATCAGGGAACAGAAGCTCAGAAGGACATTGATATTCAATTGGAAACTGCTGCTATACTTTCTGGATCAGTTCCCATAATTGAGAGTGCAGATGATAGGTGTTGCTGTGAACATAGGAAGGAAGTTGAGGATGAGATGGAAGAGGAGAACAGAACTGATACATCAGCTTGTGATGTTGAGTCTCATGCATCTCAGTTCATTGCAGATCCTTCCAGGGGACGGGGGCAGGAGAGAGAAGCTGAGGGGCAAACAAATACTGGTCAAACGGATGCATGTCAAAGTGTCTTAGATCCTGCTGTTGTACAAGTTAATGCAAGTTTGCAAAAGAATGATTCTCCCATAGTGGATAATGTTGTGGAATCAGATTCACCTCGAAACATTGCAGATCCCTTAGATGTTGAGTTCCAGGATAATCAGGGAACTGAAGCTCAGAAAGACACTGATATTCAGTCAGATACTACTGCTATACTTTCTGGGTCAGTTCCCATAATTGAGAGTGCAGGTGATAGATGTCGCAGTGAACGTGGGAAGGAAGTTGGGTATGAGATGGAAGAGGTGGAGAGCTCCTTTTTGGATCTACATCCAACTATTTCAGCTTCAGTCACCCCAGTTTCTGGTCTTTTGCACAGATCTGTTGATCAAGCTAAAACTGAGGAACAGGTTGCAAAAGATTCTTTTCCGGATCCAGGCTGTGTGTCAGCTCCGCCAACAAAGGAAAATGCAGCTCGAGATAAAAACGTTGCTTTGAAAAAGTCTGATGATTTCTGTGCAGaacttgaaactaaaaaagaagaaatcgaGGCAGGTGTAAATGATTTTCTTGCCTTAAAGCCTGAGGTGGATGCGAAAATTCtcttgcaagaaaattcacattctTTGGTGGTGGTTGAACCGATTGTTGTAGCCTCAAGCTCTAGTGTGTGCAATCCTGAAAATCAATCAGGTGAGGAGCATGCAAAAAGTAAGTTTCTGGATGATTCCGTTGTTTCAGACCCTGGATTGACTGAGAATACAATTTACTCTGACAAAGGTGCAGACAACCCACTTTTGCTGATGTCAAGTGATTCAGACCCTTTGACACTGAATGATCAAAGGTGTGATGGTAAGACTTGTGCAACTGTACCAACTTTTGCATCGATGGGTTCAAGTGGTGCAGTTGTTATGTCTGAAAATCCAAGTGGAAAGCTTAGTGATGGAGAAGTTGAGCAAACCTCAGATTTATTGGAAGAGGGAACAACTGCTCCTGAttctgaaattttggaggataTATCTGAGATTCATTCTAAGAAAACATTCCCAGAAGAGAACAAGAAGCAAGACAATCTTCTGAGTCAGGATTCTGTTTCAGTTTTATTTTCTGCTGAGAATGTGGCTTCTGTACTGGATAATGCTCAAAATAAGTCACAGGATATATGTCAAAATGTAGATGGAAATGATCCAGAGAGCAAAGGCTCTGGTTTGGATGAGGTCATCGTGTTCAAGCATGAGTTCACTCGTGCTGGGGAAATCAAGCAAAAGGATTCTGCTTTTGATGGACCCCAAACCTCAGATTTGTTGAACGAGGCAATAGCTGCTTCTGATTCTGGGGCTTTGACAGAGATATCTCATTGTGATAAAATTGCCACAGATCAGTATGAGAAGCAAGACACTGTTCCGTGTCAGGATTCGATTTCAGTTGTATCTTCTATTGAGAATGTGGTTTCTGTTGTGGATCAAGCTCCAGAAAACTCACAGGACACATGTCAAAAGGAAGATGGAAATGACCTTAAGAGGAAAGCTACTGGTTTGGTCGAGGTTTCTGTATTAAAGAATGAGTTGACCATGACACTGGAAACTTCATCTCAAACTCTGAGAGCTTCAGAAGTGGCTCCGGTATTAGATACTACTGTAAAAGAAACTAGGAATCAGGCCACAGAAGAGGATGCTAATGGATGGGGGAGTAAAGATTCATCTGTAATGGAGTCTGTTGTTCCTAAGCCTGAGGTGTCAGAGGTTGAAGCTTGTCCTGGGAAAGCAGATGCTGAAGGGCTTCAAAGCAGAGGCTGTTTTGTGGAGAGTGCCAATGCTCCTGTTTCAATGTATGGCATAGCAAATAGCCAATCTTTGGTTCAAAATACATCCCCCACCCGTTCATCTCTTGAAATTGAAGAACTGGTAGCTGATCTTCCAAATGAAGAATGTGTGAAAGAGGCTGATGATCAATTTCAGGTGGGACAGGTTGGAACAACTATAACTGAGGCTTTTGTTCCAGCACCTGATAGCGGTGATTTTGTTAGTAAATCATCATCAATGATTGCTACTGAGCTAAGAGAGGATTTTGAGGTGAAAAAATCTTCAATTACTTGTGATGGAACAACTGAAGAGAAGTCTGATTTTCAAGCTAGTGAAGATTATGCAACTGAAGTGCTAGAGACCAAGAATATGGAGGTTGAACCAGATGCAAGCCTTGTATTTGAGACCTTTAAGGGCATAGAAGAGAGGGTTGTTTCAAATGCTGAAATAAATGTCACCAGTCATAGTCCCAATGAaggaaaatctgaaaatttggTTGACTCCAAAATTATCGAAGAAAAGCCTGTGAAGGATATTGATAGAGAAGTTACTGAATTTACCGTGCAGACTAGCAACTTGAAGGATGATCTGCCTGAGATGGCTGAGGTTGTTTGTGATTCTAGAACAGATGATTCAGGAAAACATGAAAGCCAAGACAGCATACTAGAAAAGGACTCTGCTACAACTGCTGTGGTAAGTGGTGCTCAAACTTTGGAGGAAATGACATCCTCAACTTGTTTAGTGCTCGAGACAAACAGACTTAATGGTAATAATGAGCAATCTGAAAATGAGGCAGACTTGCAACATTTTGAAGAAATCATTCCAATTAATATTAGTAAAGAGGTCAGTGTATCCTCTATGAAGAGTGTTAATTTGATTGATGCTCTACCAGAGATGGCTGTGGGTGAAGATGATTCTAAACTAGCTGATTCTGAGATACTTGCAGCCACTGACCACATTCTAGAAAATGTTTCTGTTTCAACACTTGAGGCAACTAGAGTGCAAAATTTGGAGGAAACAACACCATCAACCATTTTAGTGCTTGAGACAGAAGGTTTAGTTGTTCAGCCTCCGAAAAATAACTGCGATGAGCAATCTGACAAAGATATTGAAATGGTAGATGGAAGTGTCCCTGATTTAAGCGCATCTTCCATTGCAGCAGCCGAGTGTTGTGAAATTGATACCAAGTCTGCCACTAATTTGCTGGAGAATATGGTTGATTCCATACAGGGTGCTGAGGAAGAAGCATCTCTGCCCTTGGAAATAGCTAGTCAAGATGTCACACCTGCTGAAGTGGCTGAGAAGTCCGAGATTGGATCTGGTAGAAATTTTGTAGCTGAAGCACATGGGAGCGAAAATGCTGAAATGGATGACACTCTGGTTGCTGCTGCTGAAGCTAGTGAACCTAAACCTTATGTGGACTTAGGGACAACTGAAAGTAAAGATGCTTCTACTAATATGGAGAACATGGCTGGTTGCAGACACAACATTGAGGAAGAAGCACCACAGGCACCTCCATCCTTGGAAATAGCTAGTGAAGATGTTACACCTGCTGAAGCTCTTGCAGACAAGTCTGAGGTAGGATCTGGAagagatgatgatgatgaagtaAAAGGCAGCAAAAGGGCTGAACTGGTCAAAGTAGTAGTTACAGATGCTGAAGCTAGTGAACTTCAACCTTGTATGGATGCTGGAGCACCTGAAAATAAAGATGGTTCTGCTAATTTGTTGGAGAACAGGGTTAATTCCAGACACAGGAGTGAGGACGAGGCATCCTCATCGTTGGAAATAGCTAGTCAGGATGCTACGCCTGCTGAATTTCTTGCGGAGAAGTCTGAGATTGGATCTGGAGGAGATTTTGTAGCTGGAGTACAAAGAAGTGGAAGGACTCAACTGGACAAAACTGTTGTTGCAGATGCTGAAACTAGTGAAACTCAACCTCACACTTATGGGGAAGCCTCTGAAAGTGAAGATAGTTCTGCTAGTTTGTTGGACAAAATAGTTGATTCCAGACAGAGCATTGGGGAAGAAGCTTCTTTGTCCTCAGTAATGGCTAGCCAAGATGTTACACCTGCTGAAGGTTTTGTGGAGAATTCTGAGAATGGATGTGGTAGAGAATCTGTAGCTGCTGTACAAGGGACCAGTAGTGCTGAACTGGACAAAACTGTTGTCGCATATACTGAAGCTAGTGGACCTCAACCTTGTACAAATCAGGGAGCATCTGAAAGTAAAGATGGTTTACAACAGCTTGTTGAAGAGTACTCGGACATGGCTAGTGATATGTAG